A portion of the Canis lupus baileyi chromosome 6, mCanLup2.hap1, whole genome shotgun sequence genome contains these proteins:
- the LOC140634956 gene encoding uncharacterized protein isoform X5 yields MCRTQRRGVSPLNSRLQTAGPGRPESGARRRAAGSVRHCACAPERPGRVSGTRLGRGAPATPAPVNVHLLRAPREPHRAALPVTPRRDLLSETGVSTSEVVCQRELLKYRRGVREEHSRPRPTGSGYCYLWTPFIYIELTCDSLYMALFSHQRSHTNWTETTSLVVNSGLYSTCDLMELQICHYRYFSALTQS; encoded by the exons ATGTGCCGGACGCAGAGGCGAGGCGTGTCCCCCCTAAATTCGCGGCTGCAGACGGCTGGGCCGGGGCGCCCGGAGAGCGGGGCGCGGCGGCGCGCGGCGGGGTCCGTGCGCCACTGCGCTTGCGCCCCGGAGAGGCCCGGACGCGTGTCGGGAACTCGGCTGGGCCGCGGCGCGCCCGCCACACCTGCGCCGGTTAACGTGCACCTGCTGCGCGCACCCCGCGAACCCCACCGTGCCGCTCTCCCAGTCACACCTCGCAGGGACCTGCTTTCAGAGACAGGGGTGTCCACATCCGAGGTAGTATGTCAGAGGGAACTGCTCAAGTATCGGAGAGGCGTGCGTGAGGAGCATTCACGGCCTCGGCCTACCGGCAGCGGGTACTGTTACTTGTGGACGCCTTTTATTTACATCGAG TTAACCTGCGACAGTTTGTACATGGCTTTATTTAGCCACCAAAGGAGTCACACGAATTGGACGGAAACCACCTCCCTAGTCGTTAATAGCGGACTCTACAGCACCTGTGACTTAATGGAGTTACAAATTTGTCACTACAGATATTTTTCAGCCCTGACACAAAGTTAA